One stretch of Rhodoferax lithotrophicus DNA includes these proteins:
- a CDS encoding PAS domain-containing protein has translation MAITTSVKASKDALRKLRLKDSALNAMANGIVITDDTGRIEWINNAASQLTGYSSREAIGQNPRDLLKSGEHGNDFYKSLWDTILSRKVWHGEIINRRKDASQYHEEMTITPLVDEDDRITHFVAVKQDVTKRFLAQQQLAYSEALFHGLFQNMSSGVAVYTAVDDGQDFLFKDINRSVEVLEKINRSNVIGKRLTEVFPGGQRVWSVCRSATGAQNGKVRAISGYVLFRPAHTTLAR, from the coding sequence ATGGCGATCACGACCAGTGTCAAAGCCAGCAAGGATGCACTGAGGAAACTGCGGTTGAAGGACAGTGCGCTTAACGCTATGGCAAACGGGATTGTCATCACGGACGATACGGGTCGAATTGAATGGATCAACAACGCAGCCAGCCAACTCACGGGATACAGTTCCAGAGAAGCTATTGGTCAAAACCCAAGAGATCTGTTGAAGTCTGGTGAACACGGGAACGACTTCTATAAGTCCTTATGGGACACCATTCTGTCCAGAAAGGTATGGCATGGTGAAATCATTAATCGACGCAAAGATGCATCGCAATATCACGAAGAGATGACGATCACGCCTTTGGTTGATGAAGACGACCGGATCACCCATTTCGTTGCGGTGAAGCAAGATGTCACGAAGCGATTTCTGGCACAGCAACAGCTTGCCTATAGCGAAGCCTTATTTCATGGTTTGTTCCAGAACATGAGCAGTGGCGTGGCAGTCTACACAGCAGTGGATGATGGCCAGGATTTTTTGTTCAAGGACATCAATCGTTCGGTTGAAGTCCTTGAAAAAATTAATCGTTCCAATGTGATTGGCAAACGATTGACAGAGGTTTTCCCTGGGGGTCAAAGAGTTTGGTCTGTTTGCCGTTCTGCAACGGGTGCTCAAAACGGGAAAGTCCGAGCGATTTCTGGTTACGTTCTATTCCGACCAGCACATACAACACTGGCGCGATAA
- a CDS encoding RES family NAD+ phosphorylase, with product MQAVTRPVWRITTHRFVDQAFSGEGARLYGGLWNRVGQPVIYTAESRSLALLEMLVQDEPLRAHYVLIPAHLSENVSMEILGTTNLPTDWRTHAGREALQNLGGEWLRRSRSCVLAVPSAVMPAELNFLINSFHPDFKHISLGEPETLNTDMRLR from the coding sequence ATGCAAGCAGTAACTCGCCCTGTGTGGCGCATCACCACACACCGTTTTGTTGATCAGGCATTTTCTGGCGAAGGCGCAAGGCTGTATGGCGGGCTGTGGAATCGGGTGGGCCAACCTGTGATTTATACCGCTGAAAGCCGATCTTTGGCACTGCTAGAGATGCTGGTGCAAGACGAGCCTTTGCGTGCCCACTATGTATTGATACCGGCCCATCTGTCCGAGAACGTCAGCATGGAGATATTGGGCACGACTAATCTGCCAACGGATTGGCGTACCCATGCTGGCCGCGAAGCCTTGCAGAACCTTGGTGGCGAGTGGCTGCGACGCTCGCGCAGTTGTGTGCTGGCTGTGCCCAGTGCGGTGATGCCTGCTGAACTCAACTTTTTAATCAACTCCTTTCATCCCGATTTCAAGCACATCTCGCTGGGTGAGCCGGAAACGCTGAATACGGATATGCGGTTGCGCTGA
- a CDS encoding antitoxin Xre-like helix-turn-helix domain-containing protein — MSAASVLGGEPVLHALPCSVLEWIALVRQGISASAVDAVVRVMGIGQSELSRALDIPERTLARRKKEGVLSSDESGKMVRLAQVI; from the coding sequence GTGTCAGCCGCATCGGTGTTGGGTGGCGAGCCTGTGCTGCACGCCTTGCCTTGCTCAGTTCTTGAATGGATTGCGTTGGTGCGCCAGGGCATTTCAGCAAGTGCGGTAGATGCGGTTGTGCGGGTGATGGGCATTGGCCAATCTGAGTTGTCACGGGCGCTGGATATTCCTGAACGCACGCTCGCAAGACGCAAAAAAGAAGGCGTTTTAAGCTCCGATGAGTCGGGAAAAATGGTGCGCTTGGCACAAGTGATTTAG
- a CDS encoding Eco57I restriction-modification methylase domain-containing protein, which translates to MAKFSFDETIEKLKATPAGKEASMYGPIRDIFIQVFGYIASDVDIDTAGEGGRPDVTARAPSGFVDSRDNPMKIDWVVVEAKDERGCFMSAKYREKIFGQKSKYVTADTAWFVMVEPDAWVIRPVAGVTLTSNADICIPLAGLTEQDMKTKASVLMASQAGVSERLNRFRQGDVSLIAIDKLSVDAASTPSEHVNNRITLNRRRFFQQIRQTTQHLQSAVSGAMGRLVPEIQKFQEMADKFWQDFDKADTCFDQHSLSLHGKPSGPDQSRQHDKESARLRREFAKNPHIARLAISGLNEFQARTGVDDAKLAELFSIETANLILARVLLLRFFEDHKFFGELKYVCNGGVDAFQKMRSYFKSSYTKLLEQAYQEGSRLYASAFDETELDWIVGSSDSTLSSAIELTLFRFAQFDFKTVKGDILTGIYDRFMDREQRKKLGEFYSPPSIARYMISRLAVTRETRSFDPSCGSGTFPIEIYRHMVGNDLDRGMAEYSDVVSVLERIAGNDLNTFSAVLAQIQILWQILSLKSDIEIHGFPDLLITAKVNSLVESDHWESLSRFTEIDQTKFDIVIGNPPYVRAERSSQALDKRSCLEFERPKSGFPGVSSKLNAYALFLYRALDRWCRSIDENGNAGKVAFILPVSLFDSNDTAQLRKLFEIGGRWRICEIVDLEIIWKSVFDAKAITAIFIAENRPAITSDTVSIRFADYSCVKITDLDSVPEFDIRSLKESIVPYEDLFSPDGRILTRMTPARVNILNKLQSAETFANIAKEFWVRKDGSRIVDWVDVKPINGVWESRTMISGGIAFRGSKPQCNDGMDVYKGENIVAAELQGVPALTQADMGLIDDIGLWKYSSIHPAQGLAVASVAHCPNGVMFDPKKLTFTNTVTILFPREEVALFPLDLLLLSNIYVWFYALAGRMGVLDTQRSHIYPTNLAFLPWNNNLIEVSENIEAMRGKIVSACVRRFNAAESIKSNLNLLGLDTFKNRLRDNNDALLAWGDNFSIPKHEVIIGNLSVTQHETMWRVQISNDFFDWVECNEQDISLGLAMALEQKIGECVGKSEILNMEIPVAATEITAWNQVIFDHQLSMIASEMEDALSTLDMVVGKALGLDEEDIQTIQGDLRTDPFLIGIRPRYPGTVTRKQGFRSGLDSEDRYS; encoded by the coding sequence ATGGCTAAATTTTCATTTGACGAAACCATCGAAAAGCTCAAAGCCACCCCGGCGGGCAAAGAGGCCTCCATGTATGGGCCAATCCGAGACATTTTCATACAAGTATTTGGATATATTGCATCCGATGTTGACATTGATACTGCTGGAGAAGGTGGCAGACCGGATGTAACAGCAAGGGCTCCATCTGGTTTTGTTGACAGCAGAGACAATCCAATGAAAATAGATTGGGTGGTAGTGGAAGCCAAAGATGAACGCGGCTGCTTCATGAGTGCGAAGTACCGTGAAAAAATTTTTGGTCAAAAATCCAAATACGTAACTGCTGATACCGCTTGGTTTGTGATGGTGGAGCCTGATGCGTGGGTCATACGTCCAGTTGCTGGGGTAACACTGACCAGCAACGCCGATATTTGTATTCCCTTGGCTGGCTTGACTGAGCAGGATATGAAAACGAAAGCCAGTGTCCTTATGGCTTCTCAGGCAGGCGTATCAGAACGGCTAAACAGATTCAGGCAAGGAGATGTTTCGCTAATCGCCATCGACAAGCTCTCAGTTGACGCTGCAAGCACACCAAGTGAGCATGTAAACAACCGAATCACCTTGAATCGAAGACGATTTTTTCAACAAATTAGGCAGACCACCCAACATTTACAAAGTGCGGTGAGTGGCGCGATGGGACGGCTTGTTCCAGAAATTCAGAAATTTCAGGAAATGGCAGACAAGTTTTGGCAGGATTTTGACAAGGCCGATACCTGCTTTGACCAGCACTCACTTAGTTTGCATGGCAAGCCAAGTGGCCCTGATCAAAGCCGCCAACATGACAAGGAATCAGCACGGTTGAGACGAGAATTCGCAAAAAATCCCCATATTGCACGCTTGGCGATTAGTGGATTGAATGAATTTCAGGCGCGAACAGGCGTTGACGACGCAAAGCTCGCGGAGCTTTTTTCAATAGAAACTGCGAATTTGATTCTTGCAAGGGTTTTACTACTCAGGTTTTTTGAAGATCACAAATTCTTTGGTGAGTTGAAGTATGTATGTAATGGCGGTGTGGATGCCTTTCAAAAAATGCGCAGCTACTTCAAGTCCAGCTATACAAAGCTATTGGAGCAAGCTTATCAAGAGGGCAGTCGGCTCTACGCATCTGCATTTGATGAAACAGAACTTGATTGGATCGTTGGATCGTCAGATTCGACCCTATCAAGTGCGATAGAGCTGACACTTTTCCGATTTGCGCAATTCGATTTCAAAACGGTTAAGGGTGACATCCTCACCGGTATTTATGACCGATTCATGGATCGAGAGCAACGGAAAAAACTGGGTGAATTTTACAGTCCTCCCTCAATTGCAAGGTACATGATCAGTAGGCTCGCCGTCACAAGAGAAACTAGATCATTTGACCCGTCCTGTGGGTCAGGTACTTTCCCAATCGAGATTTATCGGCACATGGTGGGTAATGACCTTGATCGTGGTATGGCTGAATATTCTGACGTTGTATCTGTGCTTGAGCGTATCGCCGGAAACGATCTCAATACTTTCTCTGCTGTTTTGGCGCAAATTCAGATTCTTTGGCAGATTCTCTCTCTGAAAAGCGACATTGAGATTCACGGTTTTCCAGATTTATTGATCACAGCAAAGGTTAACTCACTTGTTGAAAGTGATCATTGGGAATCCCTGAGTCGTTTTACTGAGATTGATCAAACCAAGTTTGACATTGTGATTGGCAATCCACCATATGTAAGAGCAGAGAGAAGCTCACAAGCACTTGACAAAAGATCGTGCCTAGAGTTTGAGCGACCGAAAAGCGGGTTTCCTGGTGTTTCATCAAAACTGAATGCGTATGCACTTTTCCTATACCGTGCTCTGGACAGGTGGTGTAGATCAATTGATGAAAATGGAAATGCTGGAAAAGTTGCTTTTATCCTACCCGTATCCCTTTTTGATAGTAATGACACCGCACAGTTAAGAAAATTGTTTGAAATAGGTGGTCGTTGGAGAATATGCGAAATAGTTGATTTGGAGATTATTTGGAAATCTGTTTTTGATGCTAAGGCCATAACAGCTATTTTTATTGCGGAAAATAGACCGGCCATTACTTCTGATACGGTTTCAATAAGATTTGCTGATTATTCATGCGTAAAAATCACTGATTTAGATTCGGTTCCTGAATTTGATATTCGATCACTGAAGGAGTCAATAGTACCTTATGAAGACCTGTTTTCGCCCGACGGAAGGATTCTTACAAGAATGACTCCAGCACGAGTGAATATATTAAATAAACTTCAATCGGCAGAGACGTTTGCTAATATCGCCAAAGAGTTTTGGGTTCGGAAAGATGGTTCAAGAATAGTTGATTGGGTTGATGTAAAACCCATTAATGGAGTTTGGGAATCAAGAACCATGATTTCAGGTGGCATTGCTTTTAGAGGTTCGAAGCCACAATGCAATGATGGCATGGATGTTTATAAAGGAGAGAATATCGTTGCTGCTGAACTTCAAGGTGTACCCGCATTGACTCAGGCTGATATGGGATTAATTGATGATATTGGTTTATGGAAATACTCATCAATTCATCCAGCGCAAGGATTGGCTGTAGCCTCAGTAGCTCACTGTCCAAATGGTGTAATGTTCGATCCAAAAAAATTGACGTTTACCAATACCGTCACTATTCTCTTTCCGCGGGAGGAAGTTGCATTATTTCCACTTGATCTTTTGCTACTGTCAAATATTTACGTATGGTTTTATGCATTGGCTGGTCGAATGGGTGTTCTAGATACGCAACGAAGCCATATCTATCCAACAAATCTTGCTTTCCTTCCATGGAATAATAATCTTATAGAAGTTAGTGAAAACATTGAAGCAATGCGTGGAAAAATAGTTTCTGCGTGCGTACGTCGCTTCAATGCTGCCGAATCAATTAAATCAAATCTCAATCTCCTAGGGTTGGATACATTTAAAAATAGACTTCGTGATAATAATGATGCATTGCTTGCATGGGGTGATAATTTTTCAATTCCGAAACATGAGGTAATCATTGGAAATTTATCAGTCACTCAACATGAAACAATGTGGCGTGTACAGATTTCAAATGATTTTTTTGATTGGGTTGAGTGTAACGAACAAGATATTTCACTTGGATTGGCAATGGCTCTGGAACAAAAAATCGGGGAGTGTGTTGGAAAATCTGAAATTCTTAATATGGAAATTCCCGTTGCCGCGACTGAAATTACAGCCTGGAATCAGGTCATATTTGATCATCAGCTGAGCATGATCGCTTCTGAGATGGAAGATGCGTTGAGCACATTGGATATGGTTGTAGGTAAGGCTCTTGGACTTGATGAAGAAGATATTCAAACAATTCAAGGTGATTTAAGGACTGATCCATTCCTGATTGGAATACGTCCTCGGTATCCTGGTACTGTCACGCGGAAGCAGGGATTCAGGTCTGGACTTGATTCTGAGGATCGGTATTCTTGA
- a CDS encoding three-Cys-motif partner protein TcmP — translation MVKRSDKYSWEVGSLPPPIDPHSLVKHKIVRGYLERYIQVLMSNYNMEKLTLSIVDGFAGGGEYASDDSSQFHEGSPLIALTTIAAKEAELNVGRSKPRKVDAKYYFVEKVASNFNYLDKLLRARFPASRFGTDIEMLKGTFQEKAKGIIADIHRRAGGERAIFLLDQYAYDQVTGPMLKSIFSEVKGAEVILTFAVDSLISFLADNEASRAKLSQMGMDAHIDWSALEALRSAPSATWRAAIQRNLAKGLIAASGAKNFTIFYITPMGNTSWTYWFIHLSNSAKARDVMMELHWQSANHFSHYLEPDIFTLGYQANLDRNVTRQDALELGECHQFDALAASRCKTGLTEKLVPAIYDGNPTQFSQLLNSMGSLTPATADMIRDAIDPAIRCGDILVRSMNGVKRAKGHSVQANDILERSPQMSLISLF, via the coding sequence ATGGTCAAACGTTCAGACAAATACAGCTGGGAAGTCGGCAGTTTGCCACCGCCCATCGATCCCCACAGCTTGGTCAAGCACAAGATCGTGCGTGGTTATTTGGAGCGCTACATCCAGGTATTGATGAGCAACTACAACATGGAAAAGCTTACGCTTTCGATTGTTGATGGATTTGCAGGCGGTGGCGAATATGCTTCCGATGATAGCTCTCAATTTCACGAAGGGTCGCCGCTAATCGCATTGACCACCATTGCAGCCAAAGAAGCTGAATTGAATGTTGGCCGTTCAAAGCCTAGAAAGGTTGATGCAAAGTATTACTTTGTCGAAAAAGTAGCGTCAAATTTCAACTACCTTGACAAACTGTTGCGAGCACGATTTCCTGCGTCAAGATTTGGCACCGATATTGAGATGCTGAAAGGCACATTTCAGGAAAAGGCGAAAGGAATCATTGCTGACATCCACCGACGCGCGGGGGGTGAGAGAGCAATTTTCTTACTTGACCAATATGCCTATGATCAAGTCACGGGGCCAATGCTGAAATCTATTTTTTCAGAGGTGAAGGGTGCCGAGGTCATCCTGACGTTCGCCGTTGATTCCCTTATTTCGTTTCTTGCTGATAACGAGGCAAGCCGTGCAAAGTTGTCCCAAATGGGAATGGACGCGCATATTGATTGGAGCGCACTTGAAGCTTTGAGATCAGCACCTTCTGCCACCTGGCGAGCAGCCATTCAGCGCAATCTGGCAAAGGGACTGATCGCGGCCAGTGGTGCAAAAAACTTCACCATTTTTTACATCACACCAATGGGTAATACGTCATGGACGTATTGGTTCATACATCTTTCAAACAGTGCCAAGGCGCGAGATGTCATGATGGAACTCCATTGGCAGTCAGCCAACCATTTTTCGCACTATTTGGAACCAGATATTTTTACACTGGGGTATCAGGCAAACCTTGATCGAAACGTCACCAGGCAGGATGCACTTGAACTGGGGGAATGTCATCAATTTGATGCGTTAGCAGCCAGTCGATGCAAAACGGGACTGACGGAAAAATTGGTGCCTGCCATTTATGATGGGAATCCGACACAATTTTCTCAATTGCTGAACTCAATGGGAAGCCTGACACCCGCCACGGCTGACATGATTCGAGACGCTATCGACCCAGCGATTCGTTGCGGTGATATTTTGGTCAGGTCGATGAACGGTGTAAAAAGGGCCAAAGGCCATTCTGTGCAAGCAAACGATATTCTGGAGCGGTCACCTCAAATGTCTTTAATCTCTCTATTTTGA
- a CDS encoding MbcA/ParS/Xre antitoxin family protein → MFEDEQAAMSWLKSPNAALGGSSPLSLWLCHR, encoded by the coding sequence GTGTTTGAGGACGAACAAGCCGCAATGAGCTGGCTAAAAAGCCCCAATGCGGCACTAGGCGGCAGCAGCCCTCTATCACTATGGCTATGTCACCGTTAA
- a CDS encoding DUF5131 family protein: MTATSRIEWTEQTWNPTVGCTKISPGCKHCYAEAMAHRLQAMGTPGYERGFELVVLPQRLDDPLKRKKPTTYFVNSMSDLFHDLVPDEHIDAVFRVIQQTPHHTYQILTKRAARMARYFKTRPAPTNAWLGVSVENRKQGVPRITHLRKVPAHIRFLSVEPLLEDVGELDLTNIHWVIVGGESGPKARPMKQEWADSVREQCEEQGVAFFFKQWGGWGVDGKKRAKAANGRLLNGRTWDAMPENVGMHMQA; the protein is encoded by the coding sequence ATGACAGCGACAAGTCGGATCGAATGGACAGAGCAAACTTGGAATCCAACGGTTGGATGCACCAAAATTTCCCCAGGATGCAAACACTGTTACGCCGAAGCCATGGCGCACCGATTGCAGGCGATGGGCACGCCAGGATACGAAAGAGGGTTTGAGTTGGTTGTCCTTCCGCAGCGATTGGACGATCCGCTAAAGCGAAAAAAGCCGACAACATATTTCGTCAACTCAATGTCGGATTTGTTTCATGACCTGGTTCCTGATGAACACATTGATGCTGTCTTTCGTGTGATTCAGCAAACGCCTCATCACACATATCAAATTTTGACAAAACGTGCGGCACGAATGGCTCGCTACTTCAAAACACGCCCAGCGCCGACCAATGCATGGTTGGGTGTTTCAGTAGAAAACCGTAAACAAGGTGTTCCACGAATCACCCACTTGAGAAAAGTGCCTGCACATATTCGCTTCCTGTCTGTGGAGCCGCTATTGGAGGACGTTGGTGAGCTTGATTTGACAAACATTCACTGGGTGATCGTTGGCGGCGAATCGGGGCCAAAGGCCCGTCCGATGAAGCAAGAATGGGCGGATTCGGTGCGCGAGCAGTGTGAAGAGCAAGGCGTGGCGTTTTTCTTCAAACAATGGGGTGGTTGGGGTGTCGATGGTAAAAAACGGGCAAAAGCTGCAAATGGCCGCTTATTGAATGGCCGAACTTGGGACGCAATGCCTGAGAATGTAGGTATGCATATGCAAGCTTGA
- a CDS encoding response regulator: MKLGEAKVMVIDDDPVMTSYVVNMLKRMGVGQIMEAGNGVTGLALAISAKPNVILSDIHMSPMNGFDFVRNLRKHPVTEIRKTPVLMMSADDSSDKLNEMIPLGIAGYIVKPPNISMLKVKIEHLLKFL; this comes from the coding sequence ATGAAGTTGGGTGAAGCAAAAGTCATGGTGATTGATGACGATCCCGTCATGACATCGTATGTTGTCAATATGCTTAAGCGTATGGGTGTGGGTCAAATCATGGAAGCTGGCAATGGTGTCACTGGATTGGCATTGGCCATCAGTGCAAAGCCCAATGTCATCCTGTCTGATATTCACATGTCACCCATGAATGGGTTTGATTTCGTACGCAACTTACGAAAACACCCGGTGACTGAAATTCGTAAAACTCCGGTTTTGATGATGAGTGCTGACGACAGTAGCGACAAACTCAATGAAATGATCCCTTTGGGGATTGCAGGATACATTGTCAAACCACCCAACATTTCCATGTTGAAAGTGAAAATCGAACACCTTTTAAAGTTTCTGTAA
- a CDS encoding LexA family protein: MARPNNDETHLMRLKDQFAVSQCIPSYASISRLLGFTAKNAAVQLVRRLRDNGYLKIVDGGKVVPLRRFFELPLMDMHVRAGVPDAIDPQTWAKETFSLEGFLFGKPSNSVVIRIRGDSMRDAGIFDGDLAVVERSQTAYAGQFVVANVDGEFTLKELKYENQRPVLMPHNPAYSPIYPKADLSIFGIVQGIVRNYGATKPMQVTSTTGATT; the protein is encoded by the coding sequence ATGGCACGCCCTAACAATGACGAAACTCATCTCATGCGGTTGAAAGATCAGTTCGCAGTCAGCCAGTGCATCCCTTCGTATGCGAGCATTAGCCGTCTACTTGGCTTTACAGCAAAAAACGCAGCAGTCCAGCTTGTTCGGAGGTTAAGAGACAACGGGTACTTAAAAATCGTTGATGGCGGCAAAGTGGTTCCATTACGTCGATTTTTTGAATTGCCACTGATGGACATGCACGTTCGGGCTGGCGTGCCTGATGCGATTGATCCTCAGACTTGGGCTAAGGAGACGTTCTCTCTTGAGGGGTTCCTGTTTGGAAAACCATCCAACTCAGTGGTGATTCGAATTAGGGGTGACTCCATGCGTGATGCTGGAATATTTGATGGCGACTTAGCTGTAGTCGAAAGGTCGCAGACTGCGTATGCAGGGCAATTTGTGGTCGCTAATGTGGACGGTGAATTCACTCTGAAAGAGTTGAAATATGAAAACCAGCGACCCGTACTAATGCCGCACAACCCTGCCTACTCACCAATTTACCCAAAAGCAGATTTATCAATTTTCGGCATTGTCCAAGGCATCGTCCGCAACTACGGAGCAACTAAGCCAATGCAAGTAACATCCACAACAGGAGCAACGACATGA
- the tcmP gene encoding three-Cys-motif partner protein TcmP, whose amino-acid sequence MTRIPQFIPDSYIGREQALVKHKLLESYLEKLILIIGMSAKRQRSVEIGYVDCFAGPWGDESESMASTSIAISLQTMDSCRKKLLSLGVQANIRALYIEKNLSAFKRLSTYLQSSTPECVSSKCLQGDFLNLRDDILTWCGRESFVFFFIDPKGWKDVGVDHLRPLLQRPKSEFLINFIYDFINRTAAMTEWEADIAVFLGASRDVVQALDGHLPHEREKVASG is encoded by the coding sequence ATGACCCGAATTCCACAGTTCATCCCCGATTCCTACATTGGCCGTGAGCAGGCATTGGTGAAGCACAAGTTGCTTGAGTCGTACCTTGAGAAGCTTATCCTCATTATCGGCATGAGCGCCAAACGTCAGCGGAGTGTTGAAATCGGGTACGTTGACTGCTTTGCAGGCCCGTGGGGTGATGAGTCAGAATCAATGGCAAGCACTTCGATTGCCATTTCGTTGCAGACAATGGATTCGTGTCGGAAAAAACTTTTGAGCCTGGGTGTTCAAGCAAATATTCGAGCCTTGTACATCGAAAAGAATCTAAGCGCATTTAAGCGACTGTCTACATACTTGCAATCCTCCACGCCAGAGTGTGTGAGTTCAAAATGCCTCCAAGGAGATTTTTTGAACCTCCGCGACGACATCTTGACTTGGTGTGGGCGTGAATCTTTCGTTTTCTTTTTCATTGATCCGAAAGGCTGGAAAGATGTCGGGGTGGATCACTTGCGTCCGTTGCTTCAAAGGCCAAAATCTGAATTTTTGATCAACTTCATTTACGACTTCATCAATCGAACAGCGGCGATGACCGAATGGGAGGCGGACATTGCGGTTTTTCTCGGTGCATCTCGTGACGTGGTTCAAGCACTTGACGGCCATTTGCCGCATGAACGAGAAAAAGTTGCTTCTGGATAG
- a CDS encoding IS1595 family transposase, protein MQARIFNDLMGQVPRLTLRQRDQLKKRLDDQDAQQQGIAIIESQTAIQIRCCPHCHDTALERHGQVSGLQRYRCKACRRTFNALTGTALAHLRKKEKWLDFSEALLQSRTLRQAASALEVHRNTTLRWRHRFLGSIKICRATALQGITEADETYFLESDKGCRQLHRAPRRRGGKACKAGLSNEQVCVLVARDRNGQTLDWVTGHGQMTKAQLAGALEPVLAPDVLLVSDGNPTYHYFAQDAHISHDSIILSAGIRVKGAVHIRNVNAYHGRLKQWINRFHGVATHYLENYLGWFRSLDNHHANSRQDVLAMAIGKFPQLTVT, encoded by the coding sequence ATGCAAGCGCGCATTTTTAATGATTTGATGGGACAAGTGCCCCGACTCACACTACGCCAACGCGATCAGCTCAAGAAGCGCCTTGATGATCAGGATGCTCAGCAACAGGGGATTGCGATCATCGAGTCACAAACTGCGATACAAATACGTTGCTGCCCACACTGCCATGACACAGCTCTTGAGCGACATGGTCAAGTCAGTGGATTGCAGCGCTACCGCTGCAAGGCATGCAGACGGACCTTTAACGCACTGACCGGTACGGCACTGGCGCATTTGCGTAAAAAGGAAAAATGGCTCGATTTCAGCGAGGCGCTACTTCAATCGAGAACGCTTCGCCAAGCTGCAAGTGCACTGGAGGTTCATCGCAACACCACTCTACGTTGGCGCCACCGTTTCTTGGGCAGCATCAAGATTTGCCGAGCAACAGCGTTGCAGGGGATTACCGAGGCCGATGAAACCTATTTCCTCGAATCGGACAAGGGTTGTCGCCAACTCCATCGTGCGCCGCGCAGACGTGGCGGGAAAGCCTGCAAAGCGGGCCTATCCAATGAACAGGTGTGCGTTTTGGTGGCACGTGATCGTAACGGGCAAACCCTGGATTGGGTGACCGGACATGGGCAGATGACCAAAGCCCAACTGGCAGGCGCATTGGAGCCGGTTCTTGCACCGGATGTCTTGCTCGTCAGCGATGGAAATCCAACCTACCACTACTTTGCGCAGGATGCTCATATTTCTCACGACTCCATCATTCTGAGCGCAGGCATACGAGTCAAGGGGGCAGTTCATATCCGGAACGTTAATGCCTATCATGGTCGCCTCAAACAGTGGATCAATCGTTTTCACGGTGTCGCCACCCATTATCTGGAGAACTACTTGGGCTGGTTTCGCTCATTGGACAACCATCACGCCAACTCTCGCCAGGATGTTCTGGCTATGGCTATTGGAAAATTTCCACAATTAACGGTGACATAG
- a CDS encoding MASE1 domain-containing protein has protein sequence MPDNKSNQKSDQNEWLWQFSVAALYLLLGRAVHHYIINHGIVSIFWPGSGLALAAVLLGGKRYLSGVFLGSLLLNALSNDSLWAIVGITLANVLEALLGWWLLVRNDYTTKFFDSLTSYLRFIGWASLACLAGAIIGPLSLLLADIISPANLKSSVVIWWMGDTLGVVLITPLILAWRTDTSMRPTAAIRAEGLFLLGATFLAGQAVFLNWFSSYLTETPKRILDIPLYLFCLLAIGATWLCICCAHGVHTGTFRCLSEDWPFCQ, from the coding sequence ATGCCAGACAACAAGTCAAACCAAAAAAGTGACCAAAACGAGTGGCTATGGCAGTTCTCAGTTGCTGCACTCTATTTACTGCTGGGTCGTGCTGTTCACCATTACATCATCAATCACGGTATCGTCAGTATCTTCTGGCCAGGTAGCGGTTTAGCACTGGCGGCAGTGTTGCTTGGTGGCAAGCGCTATTTGAGTGGCGTTTTTTTGGGATCGTTACTCTTGAATGCACTCTCGAACGATTCACTGTGGGCAATCGTCGGAATTACCCTTGCCAATGTACTGGAGGCACTGTTGGGATGGTGGCTATTGGTACGCAACGATTACACCACTAAGTTCTTTGACTCACTGACCAGCTATCTTCGCTTCATTGGATGGGCAAGCCTGGCCTGCCTTGCTGGAGCCATCATTGGCCCTTTGTCTTTGCTATTGGCTGACATCATCAGCCCGGCTAACCTGAAAAGCAGTGTCGTTATTTGGTGGATGGGAGATACGCTCGGCGTGGTGCTGATCACGCCTTTGATTTTGGCGTGGCGGACAGATACGTCGATGCGTCCCACGGCCGCTATCCGTGCAGAGGGGCTATTTTTGCTTGGCGCGACGTTTCTGGCTGGACAAGCCGTTTTTCTGAATTGGTTTAGCTCATACCTGACCGAGACACCAAAAAGGATACTGGATATTCCTCTTTATTTGTTTTGTCTCCTTGCGATTGGGGCCACGTGGCTCTGCATTTGCTGTGCTCATGGTGTCCATACAGGCACTTTTCGGTGTCTATCGGAAGATTGGCCTTTTTGCCAATGA